A single uncultured Acetobacterium sp. DNA region contains:
- a CDS encoding helix-turn-helix domain-containing protein — protein sequence MPKEICFVTNKEPFEYTLSIVSGKWKLKIIYLLSCMGTVRYGILKKNIDGITHKMLSSQLKELENEAILLRKEYPQVPPKVEYSLTEKGESLIPLVVAMCDWGQKHRSTN from the coding sequence ATGCCAAAAGAAATCTGTTTTGTTACCAATAAAGAACCCTTTGAATATACCCTATCGATTGTCAGTGGCAAGTGGAAGTTAAAAATTATTTATCTGCTTTCCTGTATGGGCACCGTCCGGTATGGCATTTTAAAAAAGAATATCGATGGGATCACCCACAAAATGCTGAGTTCCCAACTAAAAGAGCTGGAAAATGAAGCGATCCTTTTGCGAAAAGAATATCCTCAGGTGCCCCCAAAAGTGGAATATTCCCTGACCGAAAAAGGGGAAAGTCTGATCCCCCTGGTTGTCGCCATGTGCGATTGGGGGCAAAAGCATCGGAGCACAAATTAA
- a CDS encoding amidohydrolase family protein produces MIIDGHSHVTLPVEAHIKDMDAAGIDKTILFSTSFHPEMAENAQEVKVAMAYLSDLLAGKKGSMIEVREQSITELVAAIKQYPTRYMGFGAVPPGLDYDTTMAYVERNIKRNQLSGLGEFTPGTGQIQLLENIFKASSEFRNLPIWIHAFFPLGVQDIREIAAYAKQYPHSPIVLGHLGGSNWLETMDLVKKIPNLYLDTSAYYSTFVLGIVINELPEKCIFGVDRPFGDLALSQEAILKVAKTPAIAAAVLGENIIRLLDIK; encoded by the coding sequence ATGATTATTGATGGACATTCCCACGTGACCTTACCGGTTGAAGCACATATAAAAGACATGGATGCGGCCGGAATTGATAAAACGATTCTGTTTTCAACATCGTTTCATCCGGAAATGGCTGAAAATGCCCAGGAAGTAAAAGTAGCCATGGCGTATCTGAGCGATTTGCTGGCAGGGAAAAAAGGCTCCATGATTGAGGTGCGAGAACAATCAATTACCGAATTGGTGGCCGCGATTAAGCAGTATCCCACCCGCTATATGGGGTTTGGAGCGGTGCCGCCAGGATTGGATTATGACACCACAATGGCCTATGTGGAAAGAAATATCAAAAGAAACCAGTTAAGCGGTCTGGGCGAATTCACCCCTGGCACTGGTCAGATTCAGCTGCTGGAAAATATCTTTAAAGCATCGAGTGAGTTTAGGAATCTGCCCATCTGGATTCATGCTTTTTTTCCATTGGGAGTACAGGATATCCGGGAGATTGCAGCGTATGCAAAGCAATACCCACACAGCCCCATTGTTTTAGGACATTTAGGTGGGAGCAACTGGCTTGAAACTATGGATCTGGTCAAGAAAATACCGAATTTGTACCTGGATACATCGGCTTACTATTCCACCTTTGTTCTGGGGATTGTTATCAATGAACTGCCGGAAAAGTGTATCTTTGGGGTGGATCGACCCTTTGGAGATCTGGCATTATCACAAGAAGCGATCTTAAAGGTGGCCAAAACACCTGCGATTGCAGCGGCAGTTTTGGGTGAAAATATAATAAGGTTGCTTGATATAAAATAA